One genomic window of Buchnera aphidicola (Drepanosiphum platanoidis) includes the following:
- the aceE gene encoding pyruvate dehydrogenase (acetyl-transferring), homodimeric type — protein sequence MSKDKYKKNDLDLETKEWLESIRLVIKKDGLKRANFLINFILKKFKLLKIKNFKNFLISDYINTISADKEVEYPGNIEIEEKICSAVRWNALMMVLKASQKNLELGGHLSSFQSSANIYEVFFNHFFKTNDSHEKRDIIYFQGHIAPGIYSRAFLEGRISEEQLDNFRQEIHGKGLPSYPHPKLMPNFWQFPTVSMGLSSVCSIYQAKFLKYLNNRKLLNTTLQKVYVFLGDGEMDEPESKGSLSIASREKLDNLVFIINCNLQRLDGPVLGNGKIINELESVFKGYGWEVIKVIWGQGWDNLLKKDCNNKLIKLMNETIDGDYQTLRSKNGKYIRKNFFNRYKETKKLVKNMTDEEIWSLERGGHDYKKIFNALKKSESVKNKPTVILFHTVKGYGMGKIAESKNVAHQIKKINFSDIKYIRDKFKIPIKDANLKNLPYFSFKKKSKEYKYLHNKRKILGGYVPTRSSSFDIDLKIPILNDFKSLLQFSKKKISTTIAFIRILNILLNFIGLKERIVPIIVDEARTFGMEGLFRKSGIYNSLGQKYIPQDLDQFFFYKEDKKGQILQEGINELGASASWLAAATSYSTNNFPMIPFYIYYSIFGFQRTGDLFWAAGDQQARGFLIGGTSGRTTLNGEGLQHQDGHSHIYSLTIPNCISYNPAYTYELAVIIQNGLFRMYGKNQENIYYYITICNENYKMPKFLDSFKEGICKGIYKIDSISGFKINVQLLGSGSILRIVRKSAKILKKYCNIGSDVYSVTSFTELARNGQDCIRWNTLNPLKKNKVPYVQKIMNKNPAIAVTDYMKIYADQIRGYVPSVSYTVLGTDGYGRSDSRKNLRKYFEIDEYYIVITALNSLAKIGRISYSVVYNFIKKFKINCNKINPRLA from the coding sequence ATGTCTAAAGATAAATATAAAAAAAATGATTTAGATTTAGAAACAAAAGAATGGTTAGAATCTATTAGATTAGTAATTAAAAAAGATGGACTAAAAAGAGCTAATTTTTTAATAAATTTTATTTTAAAAAAATTTAAGCTGTTAAAAATAAAAAATTTTAAAAATTTTTTAATAAGTGATTATATTAATACTATTTCTGCAGATAAAGAAGTAGAATATCCAGGAAATATTGAAATAGAAGAAAAAATTTGTTCTGCTGTACGTTGGAATGCTTTAATGATGGTTTTAAAAGCTTCTCAAAAAAATTTAGAATTAGGGGGTCATTTATCCTCTTTTCAGTCCTCAGCAAATATATATGAAGTTTTTTTTAATCATTTTTTTAAAACAAATGATTCTCATGAAAAAAGAGATATTATTTATTTTCAAGGGCATATTGCTCCAGGTATTTATTCTAGAGCTTTTTTAGAGGGAAGAATTTCTGAAGAACAATTAGATAATTTTCGTCAAGAAATTCATGGAAAAGGTTTACCTTCTTACCCTCATCCAAAACTTATGCCAAATTTCTGGCAATTTCCCACAGTTTCTATGGGATTAAGTTCAGTTTGTTCGATTTATCAAGCAAAATTTTTAAAATATTTAAATAATAGAAAGTTATTAAATACTACTCTTCAGAAAGTTTATGTATTTTTAGGTGATGGAGAAATGGATGAACCAGAATCTAAAGGTTCATTAAGTATTGCTTCTAGAGAAAAATTAGACAATTTAGTTTTTATTATAAATTGCAATCTTCAAAGATTAGATGGTCCAGTTTTAGGAAATGGAAAAATTATAAATGAATTAGAAAGTGTTTTTAAAGGTTATGGTTGGGAAGTAATAAAAGTAATTTGGGGCCAAGGATGGGATAATTTGCTTAAAAAAGATTGTAATAATAAGTTAATAAAATTAATGAATGAAACTATAGATGGAGATTATCAAACTCTCAGATCTAAAAATGGTAAATATATTAGAAAAAATTTTTTTAATCGTTATAAAGAAACAAAAAAATTAGTTAAAAATATGACTGATGAAGAGATTTGGAGCTTAGAAAGAGGAGGTCATGATTATAAAAAAATATTTAATGCTCTTAAAAAATCTGAATCTGTTAAAAATAAACCTACTGTAATTTTGTTTCATACTGTAAAAGGTTATGGGATGGGAAAAATTGCAGAAAGTAAAAATGTTGCTCATCAAATAAAAAAGATAAATTTTTCGGATATAAAATATATACGAGATAAATTTAAAATACCTATAAAAGATGCAAATTTAAAAAATTTACCATATTTTTCTTTTAAAAAAAAATCTAAAGAATATAAATATCTTCATAATAAAAGAAAAATTTTAGGAGGTTATGTTCCTACAAGATCAAGTAGTTTTGATATAGATTTAAAAATTCCAATATTAAATGATTTTAAATCTTTATTACAATTTTCTAAGAAAAAAATTTCTACTACTATAGCTTTTATTAGAATATTAAATATTTTATTAAATTTTATTGGTTTAAAAGAACGTATTGTTCCAATAATTGTAGATGAAGCTAGAACATTTGGAATGGAAGGTTTATTTAGAAAGTCTGGTATTTATAATTCATTAGGTCAAAAATATATTCCTCAAGATTTAGATCAATTTTTTTTTTATAAAGAAGATAAAAAAGGTCAAATTTTACAAGAAGGTATTAATGAATTAGGAGCTTCAGCTTCATGGTTAGCAGCAGCAACTTCTTATAGTACAAATAATTTTCCTATGATACCTTTTTATATTTATTATTCAATATTTGGATTTCAGAGAACAGGAGATTTATTTTGGGCAGCTGGGGATCAACAAGCTCGAGGATTTCTAATTGGAGGAACTTCGGGTCGTACAACTTTAAATGGAGAAGGATTACAACATCAAGACGGTCATAGTCATATATATTCTTTAACAATTCCTAACTGTATTTCTTATAATCCAGCTTATACATATGAATTAGCAGTAATTATTCAAAATGGATTATTTAGAATGTATGGCAAAAATCAAGAAAATATATATTATTATATTACAATATGCAATGAAAATTATAAAATGCCAAAATTTTTAGATTCTTTTAAAGAAGGAATTTGTAAAGGAATTTATAAAATAGATAGTATTTCAGGGTTTAAAATAAACGTTCAATTATTAGGATCAGGATCTATTTTGAGAATAGTTAGAAAATCTGCTAAAATTTTAAAAAAATATTGTAATATAGGATCAGATGTATACAGTGTTACCTCTTTTACTGAGTTAGCTCGAAATGGTCAAGATTGCATACGATGGAATACATTAAATCCTTTAAAAAAGAATAAAGTTCCTTATGTTCAAAAGATCATGAATAAAAATCCAGCTATTGCTGTTACTGATTACATGAAAATATATGCAGATCAAATCAGAGGATATGTTCCATCAGTTTCATATACTGTTTTAGGGACAGATGGATATGGACGTTCTGATAGTAGAAAAAATTTACGAAAATATTTTGAAATTGATGAATATTATATAGTAATTACTGCATTAAATTCACTTGCTAAAATTGGAAGAATTAGTTATTCAGTAGTTTACAATTTTATTAAAAAATTTAAAATTAATTGTAATAAAATTAACCCAAGATTAGCTTAA
- a CDS encoding 2-oxo acid dehydrogenase subunit E2: MKFKIKVPDIGEDLLEIVEILVKENDFIEKNQPIIIIEGQKASMEIPSTQTGKINKIFVKIGDKVTTNSNILSLKKEKKVKVDNKDLKDSKEIISKNIKINSTKKIKKNIFNNSSFMYASPVVKRISRENFINLKEVTGSGKNNRIIVEDILKLITKKKLNFSNYKYLKSSIKNFYVNKKKIILKEKVKNSIVLSNIQKFSNKKFIKSWNTVPHITQFYEVDITDLENFRKNYNFNCKNKNFKISLLTFLILAVSKSLSKYPKFNSCLSKDQSEIILNKKINIGIAVNTELGILVPVLKSLKKKKILEISENLKILIKKVRTKTITTSEMSHGTFTISNLGNFKSSFFTPIINIPEVSILGISTSIVKPLWNKKKFLPRLVLPLSLSYDHRVINGVDGSLFMKYLGKCLNKFYKILF, translated from the coding sequence ATGAAGTTTAAAATTAAAGTCCCAGATATCGGAGAAGATTTATTAGAAATAGTGGAAATTTTAGTAAAAGAAAATGATTTTATTGAAAAAAATCAACCAATAATTATTATTGAAGGACAAAAAGCTTCTATGGAAATTCCTTCTACTCAAACAGGTAAAATAAATAAAATATTTGTAAAAATAGGAGATAAAGTAACTACTAATTCTAATATTTTAAGTTTAAAAAAAGAAAAAAAAGTTAAAGTTGATAATAAAGATTTAAAAGATTCTAAAGAGATTATTTCAAAAAATATAAAAATTAATTCTACAAAAAAAATTAAAAAAAATATTTTTAATAATTCTTCTTTTATGTATGCATCTCCTGTTGTAAAAAGAATATCTAGAGAAAATTTTATAAATTTAAAAGAAGTAACAGGTTCCGGTAAAAATAATAGAATTATAGTAGAAGATATTTTAAAATTAATAACAAAAAAAAAATTAAACTTTTCAAATTATAAATATTTAAAATCTTCAATTAAAAATTTTTATGTGAATAAAAAAAAAATTATTTTAAAAGAAAAAGTTAAAAATTCTATTGTTTTAAGTAATATACAAAAATTTTCTAACAAAAAATTTATAAAAAGTTGGAATACAGTTCCTCATATTACTCAATTTTATGAAGTTGATATTACTGATTTAGAAAATTTTAGAAAAAATTATAATTTTAATTGTAAAAATAAAAATTTTAAAATTTCTTTATTAACTTTTTTAATTTTAGCGGTTTCAAAATCTTTATCTAAATATCCTAAATTTAATAGTTGCTTATCTAAAGATCAAAGTGAAATTATTTTAAATAAAAAAATTAATATAGGAATAGCTGTAAATACTGAATTAGGAATATTAGTGCCAGTTTTAAAATCTTTAAAAAAAAAAAAGATTTTAGAAATTTCTGAAAATTTAAAAATATTAATTAAAAAAGTTCGAACTAAAACAATTACTACCTCAGAAATGAGTCATGGAACTTTTACGATTTCAAATTTAGGAAATTTTAAAAGTAGTTTTTTTACTCCTATTATTAATATTCCAGAAGTATCAATTTTAGGAATTTCTACTTCCATTGTAAAACCTTTATGGAATAAAAAAAAGTTTTTGCCTAGATTAGTATTACCATTATCTTTATCCTATGATCATAGAGTAATTAATGGAGTAGATGGATCTTTGTTTATGAAATATTTAGGTAAATGTTTAAATAAATTTTATAAAATTTTATTTTAA
- the lpdA gene encoding dihydrolipoyl dehydrogenase produces the protein MHKNLKTNLVVIGGGPAGYSAAFRASDLGLKTIIIEKNNFLGGVCLHKGCIPSKALLHIAKVLREFRDFSKLGIFKEKKFIDIKKIVLWKNNLIEKMSLGLKSLSDIRGIKVIIGNASFFDKNTLYVVSPDKKVFYIKFDSSIIATGSRPNQFPLVSKKNNNIWNSTDALKLSKIPKKLLIVGGGVIGLEMATIYQSFGSKVDIIENSSRLLPSVDSDISKLYFSFIKNKFNIYLSSFIKNIQVIKKGIKVLIKDDFKCIKKVYDTVLLSIGRRPNIEGLNLEKIGINFKNGFIKVDKQCKTNVSNIYAIGDVSGPPMLAHKGSYEAHIAAEVISGKNHYFDTSIIPMVAYTDPEIAWVGMTEKMAIKNNINYETASFPWSASGRALVTHSSSGITKLIFDKNTNKIIGGLIIGSNAGELLGEISLAIEMGCHVADISLTIHAHPTLYESISASSKIFERTITDLINKK, from the coding sequence ATGCACAAAAATTTAAAAACTAATTTAGTAGTAATAGGTGGAGGGCCAGCTGGTTATTCTGCAGCGTTTAGAGCCTCTGATTTAGGTTTAAAAACAATTATTATTGAAAAAAATAATTTTTTAGGAGGTGTATGTTTACATAAAGGATGTATTCCTTCAAAAGCATTACTTCATATAGCAAAAGTTTTAAGAGAATTTAGAGATTTTTCTAAATTAGGAATTTTTAAAGAAAAAAAATTTATTGATATAAAAAAAATAGTTTTATGGAAAAATAATTTAATTGAAAAAATGTCTTTAGGGTTAAAAAGTTTATCAGATATAAGAGGAATTAAAGTTATTATAGGTAATGCAAGTTTTTTTGATAAGAATACATTGTATGTTGTGAGTCCTGATAAAAAAGTTTTTTATATTAAATTTGATAGTTCAATTATTGCCACTGGATCAAGACCCAATCAATTTCCTTTAGTTTCTAAAAAAAACAATAATATTTGGAATTCTACAGATGCCTTAAAACTTTCTAAAATTCCAAAAAAATTATTGATTGTAGGAGGTGGAGTTATTGGTTTAGAAATGGCCACAATATATCAATCTTTTGGTTCAAAAGTTGATATTATTGAAAATTCTTCTAGACTTTTACCATCAGTAGATTCAGACATTAGTAAATTATACTTTAGTTTTATAAAAAACAAATTTAATATTTATTTAAGTTCTTTTATAAAAAATATTCAAGTAATAAAGAAAGGAATTAAAGTTCTAATTAAAGACGATTTTAAATGTATAAAAAAAGTTTATGATACAGTCTTATTATCTATTGGAAGAAGACCAAATATTGAAGGTTTAAATTTAGAAAAAATAGGAATAAATTTTAAAAATGGATTTATTAAAGTTGATAAACAATGTAAAACTAATGTAAGCAATATTTATGCTATTGGTGATGTTTCGGGACCTCCTATGTTAGCTCACAAAGGATCTTATGAAGCTCATATTGCAGCAGAAGTAATTTCTGGTAAAAATCATTATTTTGATACGTCAATTATTCCTATGGTAGCTTATACTGACCCCGAAATTGCTTGGGTAGGAATGACAGAAAAAATGGCAATTAAAAATAATATTAATTATGAAACTGCTTCTTTTCCATGGTCTGCTTCTGGAAGAGCATTAGTTACTCATAGTTCATCTGGAATTACAAAATTAATATTTGATAAGAATACAAACAAAATTATTGGCGGATTAATTATTGGATCTAATGCAGGAGAACTGTTAGGAGAAATTTCTTTAGCTATAGAAATGGGATGTCATGTCGCAGATATTTCTTTAACTATACATGCTCATCCAACTTTATATGAATCTATTAGTGCTTCTTCAAAAATTTTTGAACGTACTATTACTGATTTAATTAATAAAAAATAA
- the erpA gene encoding iron-sulfur cluster insertion protein ErpA: MKKNFINPFTLTQLAVSKIKKISTYKKNPNIKFRINIKSGGCNGFQYNFTFELKKKKKDILIQQDEINIIIDSLSIEYLIGGKIDFIENLNESKFIIKNPNATSTCSCGNSFNI; encoded by the coding sequence ATGAAAAAAAATTTTATTAATCCATTTACATTAACTCAACTTGCTGTAAGTAAAATTAAAAAAATTTCTACATATAAAAAAAATCCAAATATTAAATTCAGAATTAATATTAAAAGTGGAGGTTGCAATGGATTTCAATACAATTTTACATTTGAACTAAAAAAAAAAAAAAAAGATATTTTAATACAACAAGATGAAATAAATATTATTATTGATTCTTTAAGTATAGAATATTTAATTGGAGGGAAAATAGATTTTATAGAAAATTTAAATGAATCCAAATTTATTATTAAAAATCCTAACGCAACATCTACATGTAGCTGTGGTAATTCTTTTAATATTTAA
- the rsmH gene encoding 16S rRNA (cytosine(1402)-N(4))-methyltransferase RsmH, protein MKKKKKKILHLPVLLKESIKYLNIKKNGIYLDATFGSGGHSRKILQKLGKLGKLYAMDRDPESIKIAKKIKDKRFKIIYDKFSNIKKYLKKYQLKNNINGILIDLGISNLQLKNKNRGFSYQKNGFLDMRMDTTKGISAAKWIKKSNIKTISKILKKYGEEKFSYKIALNIHRYKKKKDILTTKKLYSIIKKSVPSQKKNPARRSFQAIRICINNEIKELKKFLIFSKNLLSKNSRLLTISFHSLEDRIIKNFIFKNSKKNINIPNKLPLTAKQILKTQSLKNFKFYKKKFPSSDEITKNRQSRSAILRVSKFLKK, encoded by the coding sequence ATGAAAAAAAAAAAAAAAAAAATATTACATCTCCCAGTCCTTCTTAAAGAATCTATTAAATATTTAAATATAAAAAAAAATGGAATTTATTTAGATGCTACTTTTGGATCTGGAGGTCATAGTAGAAAAATTTTACAAAAATTAGGAAAATTAGGAAAATTGTATGCTATGGATAGAGACCCAGAATCTATTAAAATTGCTAAAAAAATTAAAGATAAAAGATTTAAGATAATTTATGATAAATTTTCTAATATAAAAAAATATTTAAAAAAATATCAATTAAAAAATAATATTAATGGAATCTTGATTGATTTAGGAATATCTAATTTACAATTAAAAAATAAAAATAGAGGTTTTTCTTATCAAAAAAATGGATTTTTAGATATGAGAATGGATACTACAAAAGGAATTTCTGCGGCAAAATGGATTAAAAAAAGTAACATAAAAACTATATCAAAAATTTTAAAAAAATATGGAGAAGAAAAATTTTCATATAAAATTGCTTTAAATATTCATAGATATAAAAAAAAAAAAGATATTTTAACGACTAAAAAATTATATTCAATAATAAAAAAATCTGTTCCTTCCCAAAAAAAAAATCCAGCTAGAAGAAGTTTTCAAGCTATTAGAATATGTATAAACAATGAAATTAAAGAACTAAAAAAATTTTTAATATTTTCAAAAAATTTACTTTCTAAAAATTCTAGATTGTTAACTATTAGTTTTCATTCTTTAGAGGATAGAATAATTAAAAATTTTATTTTTAAGAATAGTAAAAAAAATATTAATATACCTAATAAGTTACCATTAACTGCAAAACAAATTTTAAAAACACAATCATTAAAAAATTTTAAATTTTATAAAAAAAAATTTCCAAGTTCAGATGAAATAACTAAAAATAGACAATCTAGAAGTGCAATTTTAAGAGTATCTAAATTTTTAAAAAAATAA
- the ilvN gene encoding acetolactate synthase small subunit: protein MLKTLFIKIENSPGALSRVIGLFSQRGYNIESLNVSPTHKSSVSHIIIKTLENEISIIKIAQQLKKLIDVIQVKIINNKNYIERKLILLQLHVKTKNIKKILSIIIFLKSEIIKFDNNTFIIGMLGSNKKIKSFINIIKKMGKINKISTSEIIRISKT, encoded by the coding sequence ATGTTAAAAACGTTATTTATTAAAATAGAAAATTCTCCTGGTGCTTTATCAAGAGTTATAGGTTTATTTTCTCAAAGAGGATATAATATAGAAAGTTTAAATGTATCTCCTACTCATAAATCCTCTGTTTCTCATATAATAATAAAAACATTAGAAAATGAAATATCTATCATAAAAATAGCTCAACAATTAAAAAAATTAATAGATGTTATTCAAGTCAAAATAATAAATAATAAAAATTATATTGAGCGAAAATTAATATTATTACAATTACATGTAAAAACAAAAAATATAAAAAAAATTCTTTCAATAATAATATTTTTAAAATCTGAAATTATTAAATTTGATAATAATACTTTTATAATAGGAATGTTAGGATCTAATAAAAAAATTAAATCTTTTATTAATATAATTAAAAAAATGGGAAAAATTAATAAAATATCTACATCTGAAATTATTAGAATTTCTAAAACTTAA
- the ilvB gene encoding biosynthetic-type acetolactate synthase large subunit: MKLLSGAEIVIQSLINCKVKYIFGYPGGAVLDIYDALKKNQNIKHILVRHEQAATHMADGYARSTGKIGVVLVTSGPGATNAITGIATAYMDSIPMIVISGQVSSKLIGSDAFQECDMIGISRPIVKHSFLVQKTEDIALTIKKSFWIASTGRPGPVVIDLPKDILSSDNKKIFVWPNKIHINSYSPKHKIKYKTIKTAFKKIIKSKRPILYLGGGCVNSKCAKAIKNFAESLYIPVTSSLMALGVFPGTHKQNLGMLGMHGTYEANMSMHNSYLIFALGVRFDDRTTNNIKKYCPKATIIHVDIDPTSIGKTIKSDISILGDIKKIIKKMIFMKKKKTIENHKNYLKKWWSKIKKWRSIKCLQYSAKNNFIKPQKVIQEICKITEGNAYISSDVGQHQMFTALYYNFNKPRQWINSGGLGTMGFGLPAALGVKIALPKKTVICITGDGSIQMNIQELSTAMQYKIPILIINLNNSSLGMVRQWQDMIYEGRHSQSYMKSLPNFVKLSESYGHCGIFIKKKKKLKKKLKFAFKLLSKKKLVFVDIIIDNKENVYPMQIKNGSMSDMIINKKKIKKI; this comes from the coding sequence CACATGGCTGATGGATATGCTAGATCAACAGGAAAAATTGGTGTCGTATTAGTGACTTCTGGACCTGGAGCTACTAATGCAATAACTGGAATTGCTACTGCATACATGGATTCTATCCCTATGATAGTAATTTCAGGTCAAGTATCTTCTAAATTAATTGGATCAGATGCATTTCAAGAATGTGATATGATTGGAATTTCTCGACCTATTGTGAAACATAGTTTTTTAGTTCAAAAAACTGAAGACATTGCTTTAACTATTAAAAAATCTTTCTGGATTGCTTCTACAGGAAGACCAGGTCCTGTTGTAATAGACTTGCCTAAAGACATTTTAAGTTCAGATAATAAAAAAATTTTTGTTTGGCCTAACAAAATTCATATAAATTCATATTCACCTAAACATAAAATAAAATATAAAACTATAAAAACAGCATTCAAAAAAATTATAAAATCTAAACGACCAATCTTGTATTTAGGAGGAGGATGTGTAAATTCAAAATGTGCTAAAGCAATTAAAAATTTTGCTGAAAGTTTATATATCCCTGTAACCAGCTCTCTAATGGCATTAGGAGTTTTTCCTGGTACTCATAAACAAAATTTAGGAATGTTAGGCATGCATGGAACTTATGAAGCTAATATGAGTATGCATAATTCATATTTAATATTCGCTTTAGGAGTAAGATTTGATGATAGAACTACAAATAATATAAAAAAATATTGCCCTAAAGCAACTATTATTCATGTAGATATAGATCCTACTTCTATAGGTAAAACCATTAAATCTGATATTTCAATTTTAGGAGATATAAAAAAAATAATAAAAAAAATGATTTTTATGAAAAAAAAAAAAACTATTGAAAACCATAAAAATTATTTAAAAAAATGGTGGTCGAAAATAAAAAAATGGCGATCAATTAAATGCTTACAATATTCTGCAAAAAATAATTTTATTAAACCACAGAAAGTTATTCAAGAAATTTGTAAAATAACAGAAGGTAATGCTTATATTTCTTCTGATGTTGGACAACATCAAATGTTTACAGCACTATATTACAATTTTAATAAACCTAGACAATGGATAAATTCTGGAGGTTTGGGAACAATGGGTTTTGGATTACCAGCTGCTTTAGGAGTAAAAATAGCTCTTCCTAAAAAAACTGTCATTTGTATTACGGGAGACGGTAGTATTCAAATGAATATTCAAGAATTATCAACTGCAATGCAATATAAAATACCAATATTAATTATAAACTTAAATAATAGTTCTTTAGGAATGGTTAGACAATGGCAAGATATGATATATGAAGGCAGGCATTCTCAATCTTATATGAAGTCTTTACCTAACTTTGTAAAACTATCTGAATCATATGGTCATTGTGGAATTTTTATAAAAAAAAAAAAAAAATTAAAAAAAAAATTAAAATTTGCATTTAAATTACTATCTAAAAAAAAATTAGTATTTGTAGACATAATAATTGATAATAAAGAAAATGTATATCCTATGCAAATAAAAAATGGTTCTATGAGTGATATGATAATAAATAAAAAAAAAATAAAAAAAATATAA